One genomic region from Streptomyces sp. Li-HN-5-11 encodes:
- a CDS encoding GvpL/GvpF family gas vesicle protein has translation MTGLRYVYAVCRPLDAPLQAELSGVAGAPAKLLNHHGLVAVLSEVPERDFAEEPLRAHLEDLDWLAATARAHQGVIDALTVVTTPLPMRLATVFRDDSGVRSMIEAREEHFGRTLERLEGRVEWGVKVYIENDRPQEPAQPAPKPVSGRDYLRQRRQQTLAHEDLWQKAENFATRLHDKLSAFAEDSRLHAPQNATISGAAGRNVLNAAYLVPRSHSEEFVELVDRTKDDAPGLRVELTGPWAAYSFAGESQASEGPGESGESAQPAQSAQAGQNAREGA, from the coding sequence ATGACCGGACTGCGGTACGTCTACGCCGTCTGCCGCCCCCTCGACGCGCCCCTCCAGGCGGAGTTGAGCGGGGTGGCGGGCGCCCCGGCCAAGCTGCTGAACCACCACGGTCTGGTCGCCGTCCTCAGCGAGGTGCCCGAACGGGACTTCGCCGAGGAACCCCTGCGCGCCCATCTGGAGGACCTGGACTGGCTCGCCGCCACCGCCCGCGCCCACCAGGGCGTGATCGACGCGCTCACGGTCGTCACCACGCCGCTGCCGATGCGGCTGGCCACCGTCTTCCGGGACGACAGCGGCGTGCGCAGCATGATCGAGGCCCGCGAGGAACACTTCGGCCGCACCCTGGAGCGACTGGAGGGGCGCGTGGAGTGGGGGGTGAAGGTCTACATCGAGAACGACCGGCCCCAGGAACCCGCACAGCCCGCGCCGAAACCCGTATCCGGCCGTGACTATCTGCGGCAGCGGCGGCAGCAGACGCTGGCGCACGAGGACCTGTGGCAGAAAGCCGAGAACTTCGCGACCCGGCTGCACGACAAACTCTCGGCCTTTGCCGAGGACTCGCGGCTGCACGCCCCACAGAACGCCACGATTTCCGGCGCCGCGGGACGGAATGTGCTGAACGCCGCCTATCTGGTACCGCGCTCCCATTCCGAGGAATTCGTGGAACTCGTGGACCGTACGAAGGACGACGCCCCGGGGCTGCGTGTGGAACTCACGGGTCCCTGGGCGGCGTACTCCTTCGCCGGGGAGTCCCAAGCGTCCGAAGGCCCCGGGGAATCCGGGGAATCGGCGCAGCCCGCGCAGTCCGCGCAGGCCGGGCAGAACGCGCGGGAGGGGGC
- a CDS encoding gas vesicle protein, producing MTTPSRLPEPYGPSSGANLADILERVLDKGIVIAGDIRINLLDIELLTVKLRLIVASVDKAKEMGIDWWESDPALSSRARRDELARENAELRERLARLEELEQGTGRTGRTARKEAP from the coding sequence ATGACGACACCTAGCCGGCTGCCCGAGCCGTACGGTCCGAGCAGCGGCGCCAACCTCGCGGACATCCTCGAACGAGTGCTCGACAAGGGCATCGTCATCGCGGGTGACATCCGCATCAACCTGCTCGACATCGAACTGCTCACCGTCAAGCTCCGGCTCATCGTCGCCTCGGTGGACAAGGCCAAGGAGATGGGCATCGACTGGTGGGAGAGCGACCCGGCGCTCTCCTCCCGGGCCCGCCGCGACGAACTCGCCCGGGAGAACGCCGAGTTGCGCGAGCGCCTGGCGCGACTGGAGGAACTGGAGCAGGGCACGGGCCGCACCGGCCGTACGGCCCGCAAGGAGGCACCATGA
- a CDS encoding SRPBCC family protein has protein sequence MTEALGSAASAAGKAAGTATKENPLTDLAHSEAADRLKAEVQEYLAAQGQRLLTGVGRKLGETTVKLTDIAEGNSPGFAKLALEGGRKLAEGKGPLRTALELGTSRAKESVMDTLKNLGGGKGKGGKRKGRGGQKPTVIIESIDVGVPLRDAYDQWTQYQDFSTFAQGVKSASRADDTHSDWQAKVFWSSRSWKAHTTEQIPDYRIQWTSEGAKGTTKGVVSFHRLEDNLTRVLLVMEYYPSGFFEKTGNIWRAQGRRARLDLKHYARFITFKGEAEEGWRGEIRDGEVVRSHEDALAEEQAGEEEGAEEQEPEEEEAAYEGEEEPYDEEGEEEPYDEENGEYEEEEEEAPEEGYEEDAGEEPQEESEDDYEHAEGGSRR, from the coding sequence ATGACCGAGGCCCTGGGATCCGCCGCGTCCGCCGCCGGCAAGGCGGCGGGCACGGCGACCAAGGAGAACCCTCTGACCGACCTGGCCCACAGCGAGGCCGCCGACCGGCTCAAGGCCGAGGTGCAGGAGTACCTCGCCGCTCAGGGCCAGCGCCTGCTGACCGGTGTCGGACGCAAGCTCGGCGAGACCACGGTGAAACTCACCGACATCGCCGAGGGAAACAGCCCCGGCTTCGCCAAGCTCGCCCTCGAGGGCGGACGCAAGCTCGCCGAGGGCAAGGGCCCCCTGCGCACCGCGCTGGAGCTGGGCACCTCACGCGCCAAGGAGAGCGTGATGGACACGCTGAAGAACCTGGGCGGCGGCAAGGGCAAGGGCGGCAAGCGCAAGGGCCGCGGGGGACAGAAGCCCACCGTCATCATCGAGTCCATCGACGTCGGCGTGCCGCTGCGCGACGCCTACGACCAGTGGACCCAGTACCAGGACTTCAGCACCTTCGCCCAGGGGGTCAAGAGCGCGAGCCGCGCCGACGACACCCACTCCGACTGGCAGGCGAAGGTGTTCTGGTCCAGCCGCAGCTGGAAGGCGCACACCACCGAACAGATCCCCGACTACCGCATCCAGTGGACGTCGGAGGGCGCCAAGGGCACCACGAAGGGCGTCGTCTCCTTCCACCGCCTGGAGGACAACCTCACCCGCGTCCTGCTGGTCATGGAGTACTACCCGAGCGGCTTCTTCGAGAAGACCGGCAACATCTGGCGCGCCCAGGGCCGCCGTGCCCGGCTCGACCTGAAGCACTACGCCCGCTTCATCACCTTCAAGGGCGAGGCGGAGGAGGGCTGGCGCGGTGAGATCCGCGACGGCGAGGTCGTCCGCAGCCACGAGGACGCCCTCGCGGAGGAGCAGGCCGGCGAGGAGGAAGGCGCGGAGGAGCAGGAGCCGGAGGAGGAAGAGGCCGCCTACGAGGGCGAGGAGGAGCCCTACGACGAGGAGGGCGAGGAGGAGCCCTACGACGAGGAGAACGGCGAGTACGAGGAGGAAGAGGAAGAGGCCCCCGAGGAAGGCTATGAGGAAGACGCCGGCGAGGAGCCCCAAGAGGAGTCCGAGGACGACTACGAGCACGCCGAGGGCGGGAGCCGTCGATGA
- a CDS encoding PE-PGRS family protein: protein MNRMGLGLAIGAGYLLGRTKKLKMAVAVGSLVAGKKMNLGPRAIADLVNQQLKDNPQFKEIGDQLRQDLRGVGKAASGAMVERQMSALADRLHGRTAQVRDQLAGVAPDTGGGKGSGGEEPEGDYRDEYDDREGREAEDESESDGGSRAEGGSGSSNPSGAARELGAAGKQAAKKAPGKRAPVKKAAQQAPAKKAAKKAPAKKAAAKKTSAGKTAAKKTAAAGNATRGVRSRLPKGGGDR, encoded by the coding sequence ATGAATCGGATGGGACTCGGCCTCGCGATAGGGGCCGGATATCTGCTGGGACGTACGAAGAAACTGAAAATGGCCGTCGCCGTGGGCAGTCTGGTGGCGGGCAAGAAGATGAACCTGGGCCCGCGCGCGATCGCGGACCTGGTCAACCAGCAGCTGAAGGACAACCCGCAGTTCAAGGAGATCGGGGACCAGCTGCGCCAGGACCTCAGGGGCGTGGGCAAGGCGGCCTCGGGTGCGATGGTCGAACGCCAGATGAGCGCGCTGGCCGACCGGCTGCACGGCCGCACGGCCCAGGTGCGCGACCAGTTGGCGGGCGTCGCACCGGACACCGGCGGCGGCAAGGGGTCCGGGGGTGAGGAGCCGGAGGGCGACTACCGGGACGAGTACGACGACCGGGAGGGCCGCGAGGCGGAGGACGAGTCGGAGTCCGACGGCGGGTCCAGGGCCGAGGGCGGGTCCGGGTCCTCGAACCCGTCCGGTGCCGCTCGGGAACTCGGCGCGGCCGGGAAGCAAGCCGCGAAGAAGGCCCCCGGCAAGAGGGCACCCGTGAAGAAGGCCGCCCAGCAGGCACCGGCCAAGAAGGCGGCCAAGAAGGCCCCCGCCAAGAAGGCGGCGGCGAAGAAGACGTCGGCCGGGAAGACGGCCGCGAAGAAGACGGCCGCGGCAGGCAACGCGACGCGCGGTGTCCGCTCGCGGCTGCCGAAGGGTGGCGGTGACCGATGA
- a CDS encoding gas vesicle protein GvpG, whose amino-acid sequence MGLISEVLLLPFAPARGSAWAIRQVLREAERIYYDPATVRAELAQLEEQLQAGEITEEEFDRREDELLDRLEIGMRGGAGTGEGTAR is encoded by the coding sequence ATGGGACTCATCTCCGAGGTACTGCTCCTGCCCTTCGCCCCGGCGCGCGGCAGCGCCTGGGCGATCAGACAGGTGCTGCGCGAGGCGGAGCGCATCTACTACGACCCGGCCACGGTCCGGGCCGAACTCGCCCAGCTCGAGGAGCAGCTGCAGGCGGGAGAGATCACGGAGGAGGAGTTCGACCGCCGGGAGGACGAACTCCTCGACCGGCTGGAGATCGGTATGCGCGGGGGCGCCGGGACAGGTGAGGGGACGGCACGATGA
- a CDS encoding GvpL/GvpF family gas vesicle protein, with the protein MSTYVYGITAASHPALPEGMGGVGDPPRQVRILKAGDLAAVVSDAPEGLRPKRKDLLAHQNVLSEAGAAACVLPMRFGSVAPDDDTVTSVLAERAEHYKERLGALEGKVEYNVKGSHVEEAVLHRVMAENPEIRARAEANRQAGGGSYDDKVRLGEMVAAAVQAREAEDAAEVLRALQPAAAAVSEGPESTGWLANVSFLVARETAQEFLAAVEEARKNLPHLELRVNGPLPPYSFVEPGPAEPAGTAAGADAGAE; encoded by the coding sequence GTGAGCACGTACGTCTACGGGATCACGGCCGCCTCGCATCCGGCGCTGCCCGAGGGCATGGGGGGAGTCGGCGACCCGCCGCGGCAGGTCCGCATCCTGAAGGCGGGCGACCTCGCGGCCGTCGTCAGCGACGCCCCCGAAGGGCTGCGCCCCAAGCGCAAGGACCTGCTCGCCCACCAGAACGTGCTCAGCGAGGCCGGCGCGGCCGCCTGCGTGCTGCCCATGCGGTTCGGCAGCGTCGCCCCGGACGACGACACCGTCACCAGCGTCCTCGCCGAGCGCGCCGAGCACTACAAGGAGCGTCTGGGTGCGCTGGAGGGCAAGGTCGAGTACAACGTCAAGGGCAGTCACGTCGAGGAGGCCGTGCTGCACCGCGTGATGGCCGAGAACCCGGAGATCCGGGCCCGGGCCGAGGCCAACCGGCAGGCGGGCGGCGGCAGCTACGACGACAAGGTCCGTCTGGGCGAGATGGTCGCGGCGGCCGTACAGGCACGGGAGGCCGAGGACGCCGCCGAGGTGCTGCGGGCCCTGCAGCCCGCCGCGGCCGCGGTCAGCGAGGGCCCGGAGTCCACCGGCTGGCTGGCCAACGTGTCGTTCCTGGTGGCCCGGGAGACGGCACAGGAGTTCCTGGCCGCGGTCGAAGAGGCCCGCAAGAACCTGCCCCACCTCGAACTGCGCGTCAACGGCCCCCTGCCCCCGTACAGCTTCGTCGAGCCCGGCCCCGCCGAGCCCGCGGGCACCGCGGCGGGCGCGGACGCGGGAGCGGAGTAG
- a CDS encoding gas vesicle structural protein GvpA, with protein sequence MTVVPAQTSGGGGGSSGLYDVLELVLDRGLVIDAFVRVSLVGIEILKIDVRVVVASVDTYLRFAEACNRLDLEAGPRKSPGLPDIVGEVTESGAQGKSKGALSGAAQTISDAFKQARDEGSDHETESRPRPRKATAARRKEEQE encoded by the coding sequence ATGACCGTTGTCCCGGCACAGACATCCGGCGGCGGAGGCGGCAGCAGCGGCCTCTACGACGTACTGGAACTCGTCCTCGACAGGGGGCTGGTGATCGACGCGTTCGTGAGGGTTTCCCTGGTCGGAATCGAGATCCTGAAGATCGACGTGCGTGTCGTCGTCGCCAGCGTGGACACCTACCTGCGCTTCGCCGAGGCGTGCAACCGGCTCGACCTCGAGGCCGGTCCGCGCAAGAGCCCGGGCCTGCCCGACATCGTCGGCGAGGTCACCGAGTCCGGCGCGCAGGGCAAGTCCAAGGGTGCGCTGTCCGGCGCGGCCCAGACCATCTCCGACGCCTTCAAGCAGGCCCGTGACGAGGGCTCCGACCACGAGACCGAGTCCCGGCCGCGGCCCCGCAAGGCCACCGCGGCGCGCAGGAAGGAGGAGCAGGAGTGA
- a CDS encoding gas vesicle protein, whose translation MSNTKNTSQPQDSPKPQNSQESRTDNDDNNAADHRPRPMEVLREARAQFTELTGMAAESVTSFEQTDEGWSLEVEVLELARVPDTMSLMASYQVELDPDGELTGYRRLRRYERGRADAHRPGGR comes from the coding sequence ATGTCGAATACAAAAAACACATCACAGCCGCAGGATTCACCCAAGCCACAGAACTCGCAGGAGTCACGCACCGACAACGACGACAACAACGCGGCGGACCACCGGCCGAGGCCGATGGAGGTCCTGCGCGAGGCGCGGGCGCAGTTCACGGAACTCACCGGGATGGCAGCGGAGTCCGTCACCTCCTTCGAGCAGACGGACGAGGGCTGGTCACTGGAGGTCGAGGTCCTCGAACTCGCCCGGGTACCCGACACGATGAGCCTGATGGCGAGCTACCAGGTCGAACTCGACCCGGACGGCGAGCTCACCGGCTACCGGCGGCTTCGCCGCTACGAACGCGGGCGGGCGGACGCACACCGGCCCGGCGGTCGCTAG
- the ligD gene encoding non-homologous end-joining DNA ligase has protein sequence MSDEVRTVRAGRRTVEVHRPDKVLFPGGDSDGVGDGVAKEYTKGDLVDYYRSVAPFLLPHLRGRPLMLERRPDGLDGPVFMQKNTPENYPDWITRAEVAKEGGTVTHTVCDDTATLLYLADQACLTLHRWLSRTGHVERPDRMVFDLDPAGDDFAPVRAAARLLGELLDELTLPSALMTTGSRGLHVIVPLDGRHDFDEVRRFARDVAELLAAGHPDRLTTAARKKDRGDRLYLDVQRNGYAQTAVAPYSVRARPGAPVAVPLSWDQLDDPDLGPRRWTIADAVDQARTRPWAGVPGRGRALGPARRRLTSLRG, from the coding sequence GTGAGCGACGAGGTGCGCACGGTGCGGGCGGGCCGGCGCACCGTCGAGGTGCACCGGCCGGACAAGGTGCTCTTCCCCGGCGGCGACAGTGACGGAGTCGGGGACGGGGTCGCCAAGGAGTACACCAAGGGCGACCTCGTCGACTACTACCGGTCGGTCGCGCCGTTCCTGCTGCCGCACCTGCGCGGCCGTCCGCTGATGCTGGAGCGGCGTCCCGACGGCCTGGACGGCCCGGTGTTCATGCAGAAGAACACCCCGGAGAACTACCCGGACTGGATCACCCGGGCCGAGGTCGCCAAGGAGGGCGGCACCGTCACGCACACCGTCTGCGACGACACCGCGACCCTCCTCTACCTCGCCGACCAGGCCTGCCTCACCCTGCACCGCTGGCTGTCCCGGACCGGCCACGTCGAACGGCCGGACAGGATGGTCTTCGACCTCGACCCGGCCGGCGACGACTTCGCGCCGGTGCGGGCCGCGGCGCGGCTGCTGGGCGAGCTGCTCGACGAGCTGACGCTGCCCTCCGCGCTGATGACGACGGGCTCGCGCGGCCTGCACGTGATCGTGCCCCTCGACGGGCGGCACGACTTCGACGAGGTGCGCCGGTTCGCCCGGGACGTCGCCGAGCTCCTCGCCGCCGGGCACCCCGACCGGCTGACCACCGCCGCCCGCAAGAAGGACCGCGGCGACCGCCTCTACCTCGACGTACAGCGCAACGGCTACGCCCAGACCGCGGTCGCCCCCTACAGCGTGCGCGCCCGGCCGGGCGCGCCGGTCGCCGTGCCCCTGTCCTGGGACCAGCTGGACGACCCGGACCTCGGCCCCCGGCGCTGGACGATCGCCGACGCCGTCGACCAGGCCAGGACCAGGCCCTGGGCCGGCGTGCCGGGGCGTGGCCGCGCCCTGGGGCCGGCGCGGCGGCGCCTCACCTCACTGCGTGGCTGA
- a CDS encoding transketolase has protein sequence MNTAELVELGQQLRVDSVRAAAAAGSGHPTSSMSAADLMAVLLANHLRYDFDRPEHPGNDRFVLSKGHASPLLYSAYKAAGAIDDEELLTFRKLGSRLEGHPTPQQLPWVETATGSLGQGLPIGVGIALAGKRLDHADYRVWVLCGDSEMAEGSIWEAAEHAGYEHLDNLVVIVDVNRLGQRGPTRHGHDLDAYTRRFRAFDWHTIEIDGHDVDAVDRAYGEAISTKGQPTAIIARTLKGKGVQATEDREGLHGKPVKDADEAIGELGGIRDLRVHVHEPPSVRSLHAVGDGSLELPRWDKGDQVATRDAYGQALAALGTARGDVVALDGEVGDSTRSEFFAKEHPDRYFECYIAEQQMVAAAVGFARRGWVPYASTFAAFLTRAHDFVRMASVSGSGINLNGSHAGVSIGQDGPSQMGLEDLAMMRTVHGSTVLYPSDANQTARLVAEMAGLDGVRYLRTSRGESPVIYGPDEEFPVGGSKVLRSSGGDRLTIVAAGVTLHEALAAADALEQEGIPVRVIDLYSVKPVDRDTLRQAAEDTGCLLTVEDHREEGGLGDAVLDAFLDGRPVPRLVRLAVRTMPGSASPAEQLHAAGIDAESIAASARLLVEEAVVR, from the coding sequence ATGAACACCGCCGAACTCGTCGAACTCGGGCAGCAGTTGCGCGTCGACAGCGTACGCGCCGCCGCCGCGGCGGGCTCCGGGCATCCCACGTCCTCCATGTCCGCCGCCGACCTGATGGCCGTCCTGCTGGCCAACCACCTCCGCTACGACTTCGACCGCCCCGAGCACCCCGGCAACGACCGCTTCGTGCTGTCCAAGGGACACGCCTCCCCACTGCTGTACTCCGCCTACAAGGCGGCCGGCGCGATCGACGACGAGGAACTGCTCACCTTCCGCAAGCTGGGCAGCCGGCTGGAGGGACACCCCACGCCGCAGCAGTTGCCGTGGGTGGAGACGGCGACCGGATCCCTCGGGCAGGGTCTGCCGATCGGCGTCGGTATCGCACTGGCCGGCAAGCGCCTCGATCACGCCGACTACCGTGTGTGGGTTCTGTGCGGTGACAGCGAGATGGCCGAGGGCTCGATCTGGGAGGCCGCCGAGCACGCCGGATACGAGCACCTGGACAACCTCGTCGTGATCGTCGACGTCAACCGGCTCGGCCAGCGCGGCCCCACCCGGCACGGCCACGACCTCGACGCCTACACCCGCCGCTTCCGCGCCTTCGACTGGCACACCATCGAGATCGACGGGCACGACGTGGACGCCGTCGACCGCGCCTACGGAGAGGCGATCTCCACCAAGGGGCAGCCGACCGCGATCATCGCCCGCACCCTCAAGGGCAAGGGCGTGCAGGCCACCGAGGACCGCGAGGGACTGCACGGCAAGCCGGTGAAGGACGCCGACGAGGCGATCGGGGAACTCGGCGGGATCCGCGACCTCCGCGTCCACGTCCACGAGCCGCCGTCCGTCCGGTCGCTGCACGCCGTCGGCGACGGCAGCCTCGAACTGCCCCGCTGGGACAAGGGCGACCAGGTCGCCACCCGCGACGCCTACGGGCAGGCGCTCGCCGCGCTCGGCACCGCCCGCGGCGACGTCGTGGCGCTCGACGGAGAGGTCGGCGACTCCACCCGCTCGGAGTTCTTCGCCAAGGAACACCCCGACCGCTACTTCGAGTGCTACATCGCCGAACAGCAGATGGTCGCGGCGGCGGTCGGGTTCGCCCGGCGCGGCTGGGTGCCGTACGCGTCCACGTTCGCCGCCTTCCTCACCCGCGCCCACGACTTCGTGCGGATGGCCTCCGTCAGCGGCTCCGGAATCAACCTGAACGGCTCCCACGCCGGCGTCTCCATCGGCCAGGACGGGCCCAGCCAGATGGGCCTGGAGGACCTGGCGATGATGCGGACCGTCCACGGCTCGACCGTGCTGTACCCGTCCGACGCCAACCAGACCGCGCGGCTCGTGGCCGAGATGGCCGGCCTGGACGGCGTCCGCTACCTGCGCACCTCGCGCGGGGAGAGCCCGGTGATCTACGGGCCGGACGAGGAGTTCCCCGTCGGCGGGAGCAAGGTGCTGCGCTCCTCCGGCGGCGACCGGCTGACGATCGTCGCCGCCGGCGTCACCCTGCACGAGGCACTCGCCGCCGCCGACGCCCTGGAGCAGGAAGGCATCCCGGTCCGGGTGATCGATCTGTACTCCGTCAAGCCCGTCGACCGGGACACGCTTCGGCAGGCCGCCGAGGACACCGGCTGCCTGCTCACCGTGGAGGACCACCGCGAGGAGGGCGGCCTCGGCGACGCGGTCCTCGACGCGTTCCTCGACGGGCGCCCGGTGCCGCGCCTGGTGCGCCTCGCGGTCCGTACGATGCCGGGCTCGGCCTCACCGGCCGAGCAACTGCACGCCGCGGGCATCGACGCGGAGTCGATCGCGGCCTCCGCCCGGCTGCTGGTCGAGGAGGCGGTCGTGCGGTGA
- a CDS encoding FAD-dependent oxidoreductase, producing the protein MSRPRIVIVGAGFAGYRTARTLSRLTRHRADITLLNPTDYFLYLPLLPQVAAGILEPRRVAVSLSGTLRRVRLVLGEADGIDMDARTVHYTDPEGRDGALTYDRLVLAVGSVNKLLPIPGVAEHAHGFRGLPEALYLRDHVTRQIELAAADDDPERCPARCTFVVVGAGYTGTEVAAHLKMYTDSLVRRHPLRRGIRPRWMLLDIAPRVLPEMNERLSGTADRVLRQRGVDVRMGTSVKEATHDGVLLTDGEFVPTRTLVWCVGVRPDPLVESTGQPLERGRLIVDPYLQVPGRPEVFACGDAAAVPDLNNPGKYTPMTAQHAWRHGKVAAVNVAASLGIGERRPYRHRDLGFVVDLGGAQAAADPLGVPLSGPAAGAVTRGYHLAAMPGNRVRVAADWLLDSLLPRQSVQLGLVRSWSVPLESASPELARVPGRPDPRAEASSAASGPGAATEADTGGAPAGPARSSPASSGPARSGFPHAGPEPARNQPGPEPARNQPGPEPARSQPGPEPAKNQPEPAPAENQPGSEPAESRSGPESTRKNEQSAPHPAPGPVKRDDNPAEGEA; encoded by the coding sequence GTGAGTCGACCCCGCATCGTGATCGTCGGTGCCGGTTTCGCCGGCTACCGGACGGCCCGGACCCTGTCCCGGCTGACCCGGCACCGCGCCGACATCACCCTGCTGAACCCGACCGACTACTTCCTGTACCTGCCGCTGCTGCCCCAGGTCGCCGCCGGAATCCTGGAGCCGCGCCGGGTCGCCGTCTCCCTCTCCGGCACCCTGCGTCGCGTGCGGCTGGTCCTCGGCGAGGCCGACGGCATCGACATGGACGCGCGTACCGTGCACTACACCGACCCCGAGGGCCGGGACGGCGCGCTGACGTACGACCGGCTGGTGCTGGCCGTGGGCAGCGTCAACAAGCTGCTGCCGATCCCCGGAGTCGCCGAGCACGCGCACGGCTTCCGCGGGCTGCCCGAGGCGCTGTACCTGCGCGACCACGTCACCCGCCAGATCGAGCTCGCGGCCGCCGACGACGACCCCGAGCGCTGCCCGGCCCGCTGCACCTTCGTCGTGGTGGGCGCCGGCTACACCGGCACCGAGGTCGCCGCGCACCTGAAGATGTACACCGACTCGCTGGTGCGCCGGCACCCGCTGCGGCGGGGCATACGGCCGCGGTGGATGCTCCTGGACATCGCGCCCCGCGTCCTGCCCGAGATGAACGAACGGCTCTCGGGCACCGCAGACCGGGTGCTGCGGCAGCGGGGCGTCGACGTGCGCATGGGCACCTCCGTGAAGGAGGCCACGCACGACGGGGTGCTGCTGACGGACGGCGAGTTCGTGCCGACCCGCACGCTCGTGTGGTGCGTCGGCGTACGTCCCGACCCGCTGGTCGAGAGCACCGGACAGCCCCTGGAACGGGGACGGCTGATCGTCGACCCGTATCTGCAGGTGCCGGGGCGGCCCGAGGTGTTCGCCTGCGGCGACGCGGCGGCCGTGCCCGACCTGAACAATCCGGGGAAGTACACCCCGATGACCGCCCAGCACGCGTGGCGGCACGGGAAGGTCGCCGCGGTCAACGTCGCCGCCTCGCTCGGCATCGGTGAGCGGCGTCCCTACCGCCACCGCGACCTGGGTTTCGTCGTGGACCTCGGCGGCGCGCAGGCCGCCGCCGATCCGCTGGGCGTCCCGCTGTCCGGTCCGGCGGCCGGCGCGGTCACCCGCGGCTACCATCTCGCGGCGATGCCGGGCAACCGTGTCCGGGTGGCCGCGGACTGGCTGCTGGACTCCCTGCTGCCGCGCCAGTCCGTGCAGTTGGGGCTCGTACGGTCCTGGTCGGTGCCGCTGGAGTCGGCTTCTCCGGAACTGGCACGCGTGCCGGGCCGGCCCGACCCGCGCGCGGAGGCGTCGTCCGCCGCCTCCGGGCCCGGAGCGGCCACCGAGGCGGACACGGGCGGTGCACCGGCCGGTCCCGCGCGCTCGAGCCCCGCATCCTCCGGTCCCGCGCGCTCGGGCTTCCCGCACGCCGGTCCCGAGCCCGCGAGGAACCAGCCCGGTCCCGAACCGGCGCGCAACCAGCCCGGCCCCGAACCGGCGCGCAGCCAGCCCGGCCCCGAACCCGCGAAGAACCAACCCGAACCCGCACCAGCGGAGAACCAGCCCGGCTCCGAACCCGCCGAGAGCCGGTCCGGCCCCGAGTCCACCCGGAAGAACGAGCAGTCCGCACCCCACCCCGCCCCGGGCCCGGTCAAACGTGACGACAACCCAGCAGAAGGAGAAGCATGA
- a CDS encoding LLM class F420-dependent oxidoreductase — MPEYGYFLSCEQYAPAELIEQARMAEQAGFQALWISDHYHPWNDAQGQSPFVWSVIGALSEAVSLPIETAVTCPTVRIHPAVVAQAAATSAVMTGGRFRLGVGTGEALNEHILGGAWPAAHVRLEMLEEAIQVMRRLFTGEEVSHHGTHYTVENARLYTVPDEPVPIDVSGFGPAATQLASRVADGYITITPDEAMVEQYRKGGGGGKLVSGGTKVCYGTDKDECVRTVHRLWANEQLPGELGQVLPSPKHFEQAQQLVTEDMVSENRVCGDDVDEHVAELKKFADAGFDRIYVNQIGPDMRGFFDFYRTKVLPQLP, encoded by the coding sequence ATGCCCGAGTACGGCTACTTCCTCTCGTGCGAGCAGTACGCCCCCGCCGAGCTGATCGAGCAGGCGCGGATGGCCGAACAGGCCGGCTTCCAGGCGCTGTGGATCTCGGACCACTACCACCCGTGGAACGACGCACAGGGGCAGAGCCCGTTCGTGTGGTCCGTGATCGGCGCCCTGTCCGAGGCCGTGTCCCTGCCGATCGAAACCGCCGTGACCTGCCCGACCGTGCGCATCCACCCGGCGGTGGTGGCGCAGGCCGCGGCCACCAGCGCGGTCATGACGGGCGGCCGTTTCCGGCTCGGCGTCGGCACGGGCGAGGCGCTCAACGAGCACATCCTGGGCGGCGCCTGGCCGGCCGCGCACGTCCGTCTGGAGATGCTAGAGGAGGCGATCCAGGTGATGCGGCGGCTGTTCACCGGCGAGGAGGTCAGCCACCACGGCACCCACTACACGGTGGAGAACGCCCGCCTGTACACGGTCCCGGACGAGCCGGTGCCGATCGACGTCTCCGGCTTCGGTCCGGCGGCAACCCAGCTGGCGTCCCGTGTCGCCGACGGCTACATCACGATCACGCCGGACGAGGCGATGGTGGAGCAGTACCGCAAGGGCGGAGGCGGCGGCAAGCTCGTCAGCGGCGGGACCAAGGTGTGCTACGGGACCGACAAGGACGAGTGCGTGCGCACCGTGCACCGGCTGTGGGCGAACGAGCAACTGCCCGGCGAGCTGGGTCAGGTGCTGCCCTCGCCCAAGCACTTCGAGCAGGCGCAGCAGCTGGTCACCGAGGACATGGTGAGCGAGAACCGTGTCTGCGGCGACGACGTCGACGAGCACGTCGCGGAGCTGAAGAAGTTCGCCGACGCCGGCTTCGACCGGATCTACGTCAACCAGATCGGCCCCGACATGCGCGGCTTCTTCGACTTCTACCGCACGAAGGTGCTGCCCCAGCTGCCGTGA